ACATGGTGGTCGTGGCAGCTGACAGTCCCGATGACGGCGTGCAACAGGCCATCGACCTTCTCGAGATGGTGTTGTCGCACCCGGTCATCCTCGAGGATGCGACGCTGCGCCCGATCGCCTACAGCAGACAGCCTGACGACATCGACGGCGCACGTTTGGAGGTCATCCTTCATCGGGGAGTCCGGCCTGAGTTCCTTCGGATGTGTCACGACCTCGGTATCGCCACCGCGAAGGGGCCGATATGGACCCCTGAACGGCCGGAATGGAATATGAACCAACGGTTGTGTGTTCCGGTCCGCCTACACCGCTCGCTTGTGGCATACCTGTGGGTGCTGGCGCCGAGGGGATCGTTGTCCGATCAGCAGCTCGATGCCGTGACTGCGACGGCATCTTTCGTCGCCAAAGCACTCGATGCGAAGCGCAAGCGGCGGCGCAGCGCAGAACAGGCCAATCAGGTGGCGTTGGCGCGGCTGCTGGGTAGCGAAAGCGATCAGGCGACGCTGCTGGCGAGCCTGTCCAGCGACGAGAATTTGCCGTCGGACAGTCAGGTGATCGTGGCGGTGTTCGATTGGCTGGACAACACCGACCCGATCGGCGGCGAGGACGTCATCGACGCGGTGCTGGCGATCAAGGACCACCTGCCCGGAACAGAGCTGCCGGTTCGGTGGATGGTGCACTTGGCCGACAGCCCCGCGGTCT
This genomic window from Mycolicibacterium goodii contains:
- a CDS encoding PucR family transcriptional regulator is translated as MAADSPDDGVQQAIDLLEMVLSHPVILEDATLRPIAYSRQPDDIDGARLEVILHRGVRPEFLRMCHDLGIATAKGPIWTPERPEWNMNQRLCVPVRLHRSLVAYLWVLAPRGSLSDQQLDAVTATASFVAKALDAKRKRRRSAEQANQVALARLLGSESDQATLLASLSSDENLPSDSQVIVAVFDWLDNTDPIGGEDVIDAVLAIKDHLPGTELPVRWMVHLADSPAVLAVMGPEVRLGESTVARAVQASLAAHFQRPVVVGTGGDAVPLREARGAYERALTTTWVARSSGGGGGTTSWADVGSWRLLARLARAVPDPHTMADDLHPGLVRLLADGRIDLIDTLEVFLSNGSDARATAEALHLHRSTLYYRIERISEITGANLRDGETCFELMLGLRLAALLGLRGNRLDGGRNTSG